A genomic segment from uncultured Desulfuromonas sp. encodes:
- a CDS encoding Rieske (2Fe-2S) protein, translating to MAEFSSKRRRFIQTLIVSALSGWGLYRYFGTSGPQEALLATVEDKKIPERGALVFRQQRFALVREQGQVYALSLVCTHLGCTLSVTSTELSCPCHGSTFNRHGEVTRGPADRPLPQLRLVRRGQVWQVYGA from the coding sequence ATGGCAGAATTTTCTTCAAAAAGACGCCGCTTCATCCAAACCCTGATTGTCAGCGCACTTTCAGGATGGGGATTGTACCGTTACTTCGGCACCTCCGGGCCACAGGAAGCCTTGCTGGCAACCGTAGAGGATAAAAAAATTCCGGAGCGCGGTGCTTTGGTTTTTCGGCAACAACGATTTGCCTTGGTTCGTGAGCAGGGACAGGTGTACGCCTTGAGCCTGGTTTGTACGCATCTCGGATGCACCCTGTCGGTGACATCAACGGAGTTGAGCTGCCCTTGCCACGGTAGTACGTTTAATCGTCACGGTGAGGTCACGCGTGGTCCAGCGGATCGACCATTGCCCCAGCTCCGTCTGGTGCGCCGGGGACAGGTTTGGCAGGTTTATGGTGCGTAA
- a CDS encoding EAL domain-containing protein, with translation MTWFAAGNARNVFIDFLCLPLFGALLLSLLSVFQKVYIGAPILKAQVYFFPAFYGSIAGGLVGIWSRRLRKALQKQVKLQQHYLDLFENASDLIQSVRLDGTLIYVNRAWKETLGYEDQDLELLNIFDVISISDRPVCRNRVLSLVDGKNIGVIEVTFNRKDGSAVLLEGHISLRQEHGQPHSIRGIFRNISERKQAEQKIHQLAYYDTLTGLPNRILLQDRLIHAIADARRFSHNLAVMFIDLDQFKKVNDTLGHSIGDMLLKDAARRLRGSLRDNDTAARLGGDEFVVILSGFKDLSNIPHIARKILQSLSRPYVLAERELVVSASLGIAVYPQDGDSAEILMRNADMAMYAAKYDHGNRHCFFSEEMNKNATRQLELEEQLRHALVDNQFEVYFQPQVDWRNRAVTGVEALVRWNQTKGGLVPPEVFIPVVESTGQIIALGEWVLREACIQVLQIQEVLNRVLKLSVNLSGRQLEDVSLVHKVHRILRETGFPAEQLELEITETMLMDNTVSARQALEQLSELGVQLAIDDFGTGYSSLNYLNTFPLQRLKIDKSFLVNVMHNDNHAAIVATIISMAETLGLRVIAEGVETMEQVSFLNDLGCKDMQGFLFSGPLPRRDIEPLLSQEWPFH, from the coding sequence ATGACGTGGTTTGCTGCTGGTAATGCCAGAAATGTTTTTATCGATTTTCTTTGCCTTCCTCTCTTTGGGGCGTTGTTGCTTAGCCTGCTGTCGGTGTTTCAAAAGGTGTATATCGGCGCGCCGATTCTCAAGGCACAGGTCTATTTTTTCCCGGCGTTCTACGGCAGTATCGCTGGTGGCCTCGTTGGAATCTGGTCCCGGCGATTGCGTAAAGCGTTGCAAAAGCAGGTCAAGTTGCAACAGCATTATCTTGATCTTTTTGAGAACGCTTCCGACCTTATCCAATCTGTACGCCTCGACGGCACACTCATCTATGTGAATCGGGCCTGGAAAGAAACTCTCGGCTATGAGGATCAAGATCTTGAGTTGCTTAATATCTTTGATGTCATCTCCATTTCAGACCGTCCCGTCTGTCGCAACAGAGTGCTCTCACTGGTCGATGGTAAGAACATTGGTGTCATAGAAGTGACGTTCAACCGTAAAGACGGTAGTGCAGTATTGCTTGAGGGGCATATCAGTTTGCGCCAGGAACATGGCCAGCCACACAGTATCCGCGGTATTTTCAGGAATATCTCAGAGCGGAAACAGGCGGAGCAAAAGATCCACCAATTGGCCTACTATGATACGTTGACCGGATTACCCAATCGCATCCTGCTTCAGGATCGACTGATTCATGCCATTGCTGATGCCCGACGGTTTTCCCATAATCTGGCGGTGATGTTCATCGATCTTGATCAGTTCAAAAAAGTAAACGACACTCTCGGCCATTCCATTGGCGATATGCTCTTAAAAGATGCAGCTCGACGCCTGCGCGGCAGCCTGCGTGATAACGACACTGCTGCACGCCTTGGAGGGGATGAATTTGTCGTCATTCTTTCCGGTTTTAAAGATCTCAGCAATATTCCACATATCGCGCGTAAAATATTGCAGTCCTTGTCACGTCCGTATGTGCTGGCTGAACGTGAGTTAGTCGTGTCCGCAAGTTTAGGAATAGCAGTTTATCCTCAGGATGGTGACAGTGCAGAAATCTTGATGAGAAATGCTGATATGGCCATGTACGCAGCCAAGTATGACCATGGTAACCGTCATTGCTTCTTTTCTGAAGAGATGAACAAAAATGCCACGCGACAATTAGAACTGGAAGAGCAATTGCGTCATGCCCTTGTTGATAATCAGTTTGAAGTCTATTTTCAGCCTCAAGTGGATTGGCGCAATAGAGCAGTAACCGGGGTGGAAGCTCTTGTACGCTGGAATCAGACAAAAGGCGGACTTGTGCCACCAGAAGTTTTTATTCCCGTCGTTGAAAGTACCGGGCAGATTATTGCCCTGGGCGAGTGGGTTTTGCGTGAAGCCTGTATCCAGGTCTTGCAAATTCAGGAGGTATTGAATCGGGTTTTGAAGTTGTCTGTTAATCTGTCAGGGCGTCAATTGGAAGATGTTTCTTTGGTGCATAAGGTCCATAGAATTCTCAGGGAGACTGGATTCCCAGCAGAGCAATTGGAACTTGAAATCACCGAAACCATGTTAATGGATAATACGGTTTCTGCTCGACAGGCCCTTGAACAATTGAGTGAACTCGGGGTTCAGCTGGCGATTGATGACTTCGGCACGGGTTATTCGTCTTTAAATTATCTCAATACGTTTCCTTTACAACGGCTTAAAATCGATAAATCCTTTCTTGTTAACGTGATGCACAATGACAACCATGCCGCCATTGTCGCGACGATTATTTCGATGGCAGAGACCTTGGGGCTTCGTGTGATCGCTGAAGGGGTTGAAACCATGGAGCAGGTTAGCTTCTTGAATGATCTTGGCTGTAAGGATATGCAGGGATTCTTGTTTTCAGGTCCGCTGCCACGACGGGATATCGAGCCTCTGCTCAGTCAGGAGTGGCCGTTTCATTGA
- a CDS encoding cytochrome b N-terminal domain-containing protein, which translates to MVTVFKDFIRHLFPRMVLMENLKISYTFCLGGMAFTLFLLLAVSGLLLAMYYQPHSAHAYESILFIEEQVFGGHFLHSLHRTASNLYLLLIFLHTLRVLLTGAYRPPRQMNWLIGFLLLCLALFSGYTGYLLPMDQLALWATQTGMELVRILPLGELFHRFLVPDAVGEPLSLLRFYILHVVVLPMLTVLLCALHFYKIRKQKGALPYL; encoded by the coding sequence ATGGTGACCGTGTTTAAAGATTTTATTCGACACCTTTTTCCGCGCATGGTTCTCATGGAGAACCTGAAAATCAGTTATACCTTTTGTCTCGGGGGGATGGCCTTTACCCTGTTTCTGTTGCTGGCCGTGAGTGGACTGTTGCTGGCCATGTATTATCAGCCGCATAGTGCCCATGCCTATGAGTCGATCCTGTTTATCGAGGAGCAGGTGTTTGGCGGCCATTTCCTGCACAGCCTGCATCGAACCGCTTCCAATCTTTATCTGTTGCTGATTTTTCTCCACACGTTGCGGGTGTTGCTCACCGGTGCCTATCGTCCGCCAAGACAGATGAACTGGCTGATCGGTTTTTTACTTTTATGTCTGGCATTGTTCTCGGGTTATACCGGTTACCTGCTCCCCATGGACCAATTGGCCCTGTGGGCAACGCAGACCGGAATGGAGCTTGTGCGGATTCTCCCCTTGGGGGAACTGTTTCATCGTTTTCTGGTGCCGGATGCTGTTGGGGAGCCTTTGTCCCTGTTGCGTTTTTATATCCTGCATGTGGTGGTGTTGCCCATGCTGACAGTGCTTTTATGTGCGCTTCATTTTTACAAGATTCGCAAGCAAAAAGGAGCATTGCCGTACCTGTGA
- the extI gene encoding selenite/tellurite reduction operon porin ExtI yields the protein MFRFKPSLFGTAVAGLVLMASSAFAGPTWTFGPNDEGLLKLDYKGQFQLDYRDSGAGADDNDSMEFNFRRNRVALMGAYGDLGLYVQTEYTEDVNIGPFAVSDGSGNEFQMLDAQIRYKFNDAFQVRAGKFKYNLTRENLEACEAPLTLDRSVLIRAPYVSTRDKGVAVWGNLFNNIFQYRLDVMNGRNDSASAPDSNFRYTGRAHVTFLDGEHGYGYKGTYLGKKKVITLGAAYSVEEDIAYGDCANETDAVDYTAWTADLFVEYPIEGVGTFTLSTAYVDYDMDDGYQGVDPDSGLCGVNGEKNGGYTKVAYMLPNMPLQFFVRAENWSLAELDGVFDQEIDWYGGGINYYFRGQNLKFTVEYSTVEFDEESAQYEDFDSVTAQIQVIF from the coding sequence ATGTTCAGATTTAAACCAAGTCTTTTCGGCACGGCTGTCGCTGGTCTTGTTCTGATGGCTTCATCGGCATTCGCCGGTCCGACCTGGACGTTTGGTCCTAATGACGAAGGTCTGCTCAAACTGGATTACAAAGGCCAGTTTCAGCTCGATTACCGCGACAGTGGCGCTGGTGCAGATGATAACGACAGCATGGAGTTCAACTTCCGTCGTAACCGTGTTGCCTTGATGGGCGCCTACGGTGATCTTGGTCTGTATGTGCAGACGGAATATACCGAAGATGTTAACATTGGTCCGTTCGCCGTTTCTGATGGCTCCGGTAATGAATTCCAGATGCTTGATGCCCAGATTCGCTACAAGTTCAACGATGCGTTTCAGGTTCGTGCCGGTAAATTCAAGTACAACCTGACCCGTGAGAACCTGGAAGCGTGTGAAGCCCCTCTGACGCTGGACCGTTCCGTGTTGATTCGTGCTCCTTACGTCTCAACCCGCGATAAAGGTGTTGCTGTCTGGGGTAACCTGTTCAATAACATCTTCCAATATCGTCTTGATGTGATGAACGGTCGCAACGATTCCGCATCTGCTCCGGATTCCAACTTCCGCTACACTGGTCGTGCCCACGTCACCTTCCTGGATGGTGAGCATGGCTACGGCTACAAAGGAACCTACCTGGGTAAAAAGAAAGTCATTACCCTGGGTGCCGCCTACTCGGTAGAGGAAGACATCGCTTACGGTGATTGCGCGAATGAGACCGATGCCGTTGATTACACCGCGTGGACAGCCGACCTGTTCGTTGAATATCCCATTGAAGGTGTTGGTACCTTTACCCTGTCGACGGCCTATGTGGATTACGACATGGACGACGGTTACCAGGGTGTGGATCCTGATTCCGGTCTGTGTGGTGTGAACGGTGAGAAAAATGGTGGCTACACCAAGGTCGCCTATATGCTGCCGAATATGCCGCTGCAATTCTTTGTACGCGCCGAGAACTGGTCATTGGCCGAGCTTGACGGTGTTTTTGATCAAGAGATCGACTGGTACGGTGGAGGTATCAACTACTACTTCCGTGGCCAGAACCTCAAGTTCACTGTTGAGTACTCAACAGTTGAATTTGACGAAGAGTCTGCACAGTATGAAGACTTTGACAGTGTGACGGCTCAGATTCAGGTGATTTTCTAG
- the extM gene encoding selenite/tellurite reduction operon c-type cytochrome ExtM, producing the protein MIRILFSACLLLPLLLVGCGSQSSESQCEYCHAGLEVASESHQDCIDCHGGDETLTDKKAAHASMYGPRNPSAPQFWEQTCGKCHRYQLDRVRSNLMLTNTGFIKNIRLTWEGGEELLYATRDQKLYDAEGNPVEHHSVLQLGNLAGELYRKYCSLCHVGMESHRSWKASHASGCAACHFPFNENGTYQGNDLAMKNRWPHSASHQMEPLPTNEVCFRCHNRSGRIALSYQGMNDGNNGLVPVNNAFPGPEMISGARNVTHIQGDFHFEKGMDCIDCHTSRDVMGDGYAYENMYQQTEVACEDCHGSGHESPRFEVVERENHDAVRESRNYQRQVKTGDRLVLTAKGRPYSNVFYRDGNVIVVGKRDGQEHISKQITGTPEHKIAGHERMECYACHSAAVPQCFGCHTQYDQTQKGMDFIRGRETWGKFSETEDYRSLYPFSLALDQRGKIAPMTPGCQTFVTVLDRRGNVRKEEYVANFRGKNQLRFAPFYSHNTAQKAVGCSDCHADPAFLGFGQHVVEGQSVESTLICEKSDELPLDGFMVMKQGQVQSFSAVVREHSRTLNEEEVRRALKVNQCLVCHDDPKDVIYQQALDYDQIERCFQRATADR; encoded by the coding sequence ATGATTCGAATTCTGTTCAGTGCTTGTTTATTGCTCCCTCTGCTTCTTGTCGGCTGCGGCTCTCAGTCGTCTGAATCGCAGTGTGAATATTGTCATGCCGGTCTGGAGGTCGCTTCTGAGAGCCATCAGGATTGTATTGACTGTCACGGTGGCGATGAAACACTGACCGACAAAAAAGCCGCGCATGCGTCCATGTATGGACCGCGAAATCCTTCCGCACCACAATTCTGGGAGCAAACCTGTGGCAAATGCCATCGCTACCAGCTCGATCGCGTTCGCTCTAATTTGATGCTGACCAATACCGGTTTTATCAAAAACATCCGTTTAACCTGGGAAGGGGGCGAGGAGTTGCTCTATGCGACACGCGATCAGAAGCTTTACGATGCTGAGGGCAATCCGGTTGAACATCATTCGGTACTTCAATTGGGCAACCTTGCCGGGGAACTCTATCGCAAATACTGCTCATTGTGTCATGTCGGCATGGAGTCGCATCGCTCCTGGAAGGCTTCTCACGCGTCAGGTTGTGCGGCCTGCCATTTTCCATTCAATGAAAATGGGACCTATCAGGGCAATGACCTCGCGATGAAAAATCGCTGGCCACATTCTGCCAGTCACCAGATGGAACCACTGCCAACCAATGAGGTGTGTTTCCGTTGCCACAATCGCAGCGGCCGAATCGCATTGTCCTATCAGGGGATGAATGACGGCAATAATGGCCTTGTGCCTGTAAACAATGCGTTTCCGGGGCCTGAAATGATCAGTGGGGCGCGAAATGTCACCCACATTCAAGGGGATTTTCATTTCGAAAAAGGGATGGATTGTATTGATTGCCATACCTCGCGAGATGTGATGGGCGATGGTTATGCCTATGAAAACATGTATCAGCAGACCGAGGTGGCCTGCGAGGATTGCCATGGCAGCGGTCATGAGTCCCCTCGTTTTGAAGTGGTTGAGCGCGAAAATCATGATGCCGTGCGCGAATCACGCAACTACCAACGCCAGGTCAAAACTGGAGATCGACTTGTTTTGACGGCCAAAGGTCGTCCGTATTCCAACGTGTTTTATCGTGACGGTAACGTGATCGTGGTGGGAAAACGTGATGGACAGGAACACATCAGCAAGCAGATTACTGGGACGCCAGAGCACAAGATTGCCGGTCATGAACGGATGGAGTGTTACGCGTGCCATTCTGCTGCCGTTCCGCAATGCTTCGGGTGCCATACCCAGTATGACCAGACTCAAAAAGGGATGGATTTTATTCGCGGACGCGAGACTTGGGGCAAGTTTAGTGAAACTGAGGATTATCGATCTCTTTACCCGTTCTCTCTGGCTCTTGACCAGCGTGGCAAGATTGCTCCGATGACTCCGGGCTGTCAAACGTTTGTGACGGTTCTCGACCGCCGCGGGAATGTGCGAAAAGAGGAATACGTGGCAAACTTTCGTGGTAAAAACCAATTGCGTTTTGCCCCTTTTTACTCCCATAACACCGCGCAGAAAGCTGTTGGCTGCAGTGATTGTCATGCTGATCCGGCTTTTCTCGGCTTTGGTCAACATGTTGTGGAAGGGCAGAGCGTTGAGAGTACCCTGATTTGTGAAAAATCCGATGAGTTGCCGCTGGATGGTTTCATGGTGATGAAGCAGGGGCAGGTTCAGTCGTTTTCAGCCGTGGTGCGCGAGCACAGCCGGACTTTGAATGAGGAAGAGGTGCGTCGGGCTCTGAAGGTTAATCAGTGTCTGGTGTGTCATGACGATCCGAAGGATGTCATCTATCAACAGGCTTTAGATTATGATCAGATTGAACGTTGTTTTCAGCGCGCTACTGCTGATCGTTAG
- the extQ gene encoding selenite/tellurite reduction operon b-type cytochrome membrane protein ExtQ — translation MKNYVKSDPTFFRLILRAMAATVLATVIFAALFPAPLLEPADVSRVPNPSRAAWFLIWMQEVVSYSKYAIYGVVLLGGVFALLPWVPGVLPAKRACWWPRDQRWVNWLSGLCFIFIVLLTVIAFYFRGENWSFVLPF, via the coding sequence GTGAAAAACTATGTCAAAAGCGATCCGACTTTTTTCCGCTTGATTCTGCGTGCCATGGCTGCAACTGTGTTGGCGACAGTCATCTTTGCCGCGTTGTTTCCGGCTCCTCTGCTGGAGCCGGCCGATGTGTCACGGGTGCCGAATCCTTCTCGTGCTGCCTGGTTTCTGATCTGGATGCAGGAGGTGGTCAGTTACTCGAAGTATGCCATCTATGGAGTTGTTCTGTTGGGGGGCGTTTTTGCTCTCTTGCCTTGGGTGCCGGGTGTTCTTCCGGCCAAGAGAGCCTGCTGGTGGCCGCGAGATCAGCGCTGGGTCAATTGGCTGTCCGGACTCTGCTTTATTTTTATCGTTCTGCTGACAGTCATTGCTTTTTATTTTCGGGGTGAAAATTGGTCGTTCGTCTTGCCCTTTTAG
- the extH gene encoding selenite/tellurite reduction operon rhodanese-like protein ExtH yields MIRKVFKHTSRNFSLFAVILLSMFVLTACGGGGGGSDSYDEPETTTTDPVNGSATSVLIEADTLKQWLDEGLVNNTDGFDDKVVILEYGTTGDHIPGTVQVGTNDLRGTRLDGLAPAASLVATGAQIDAVIQSAGIDENTTVVIMTGGSAYLSTRAYWTFRYWGFSMDRLKVLNGGKAAWTAAGYELTSEATVVEPSTYSVKDLGAVNTDLRVSIGELIEQVSDASIVNGVDYVTIDARGGSATSGYVGAGTTSSLITGSVVFEGHPAGGIAFSQGTLFAADGKFLDAATIKGLFEAAGWQEGMPAITYCTSGYSCTPIFFAFEAILGADIQVFDGSWSQAGQYAAIMTDSDADGVDDNTGAVLPSDTPWDLSDFVDDLAYNADDEDKTIDSIYKMPYSVDLESWYYPGDEETNQVETTDSSYVSGGSSDAGEAPSAGDGGSVGC; encoded by the coding sequence ATGATTCGAAAGGTGTTTAAGCACACTAGTAGAAATTTTTCACTATTCGCGGTAATCCTTCTTTCAATGTTTGTTTTGACCGCCTGCGGTGGCGGCGGTGGCGGTTCAGATAGCTATGATGAGCCGGAAACAACGACAACCGATCCCGTGAACGGTTCGGCCACAAGTGTCTTAATTGAAGCTGACACCTTGAAGCAATGGCTGGATGAAGGTCTGGTCAACAATACCGACGGCTTTGATGACAAAGTCGTTATCCTCGAATATGGAACCACCGGCGATCATATCCCCGGCACGGTTCAAGTTGGTACCAATGATCTGCGTGGAACCCGACTTGATGGTTTAGCTCCGGCGGCATCTCTGGTCGCTACCGGCGCCCAAATTGATGCGGTCATTCAATCTGCAGGCATTGATGAAAATACGACTGTTGTCATCATGACCGGCGGGAGCGCTTATCTGTCAACACGTGCATACTGGACTTTCCGTTACTGGGGTTTCTCAATGGATCGTCTGAAAGTGCTTAACGGCGGTAAAGCAGCGTGGACTGCGGCCGGTTATGAGTTGACCAGTGAAGCAACTGTTGTCGAGCCGTCAACCTACAGTGTTAAGGATCTCGGTGCCGTTAATACGGACCTTCGTGTCTCGATTGGTGAATTGATCGAGCAGGTCAGTGATGCTTCTATCGTCAACGGTGTTGACTATGTCACGATTGATGCCCGCGGTGGTTCGGCAACTTCCGGTTATGTAGGTGCAGGAACAACAAGCTCACTGATTACCGGTTCTGTTGTTTTTGAAGGCCACCCGGCTGGCGGTATCGCATTTAGCCAAGGCACTCTGTTTGCTGCCGATGGCAAATTCCTTGATGCGGCAACCATTAAAGGTCTGTTCGAAGCTGCTGGTTGGCAAGAAGGTATGCCCGCAATTACCTATTGCACCTCTGGTTACTCTTGTACACCGATTTTCTTTGCCTTTGAGGCTATTCTCGGTGCGGACATTCAGGTCTTTGACGGTTCCTGGAGCCAGGCCGGTCAATATGCTGCCATCATGACCGACAGTGATGCGGATGGCGTCGATGACAATACCGGTGCCGTTCTTCCCTCAGATACTCCTTGGGATCTTTCCGACTTTGTTGATGATCTGGCTTACAATGCGGATGATGAAGACAAGACCATTGATAGTATCTACAAAATGCCTTACAGCGTCGATCTTGAATCCTGGTACTACCCCGGTGATGAAGAAACTAACCAGGTTGAGACAACCGACAGCAGCTATGTCAGTGGCGGCTCTTCTGATGCTGGTGAAGCGCCTTCTGCTGGTGATGGTGGTTCCGTCGGTTGCTAA
- the extS gene encoding selenite/tellurite reduction operon c-type cytochrome lipoprotein ExtS, whose product MVVRLALLVMILAWSGWAYAASINSCVECHSSVLLSHKFISHAPISLQDCVACHRGNPLTRRKNLAHFHKIDAAYAWFRMPDAAMMSSARQAIDRFACRRCHIQDRKGNALATDLDQLLTQRSIAEIKDALLEPAYYMPNFALGESDLQLVILALLAGGVEAKTGRDELPTVVHFEDPGSDEQPFVKHCGPCHRVLTSQWGGLGTQTVAPNLSGLLTPFYLKNFKDGQRWSADGLTRWIKNPRQIRPMAVMPPLNLEDQKIRQLIENTWTVTQGELQE is encoded by the coding sequence TTGGTCGTTCGTCTTGCCCTTTTAGTCATGATTCTCGCCTGGAGCGGGTGGGCGTATGCTGCGAGCATTAACAGCTGTGTCGAGTGCCATAGCTCGGTTCTTCTGTCGCACAAATTTATCTCACACGCTCCTATTTCATTGCAGGACTGTGTCGCATGCCACCGCGGTAATCCGCTGACGCGAAGGAAAAATCTGGCGCATTTCCATAAGATTGATGCGGCTTATGCGTGGTTTCGCATGCCCGATGCGGCGATGATGTCCAGCGCCCGCCAAGCCATTGATCGTTTTGCCTGCCGACGTTGCCACATTCAGGACCGTAAAGGAAATGCCCTGGCAACTGACCTGGATCAGCTGCTGACCCAGCGTTCAATTGCCGAGATTAAGGATGCCTTGTTAGAGCCTGCCTACTATATGCCGAATTTCGCGCTTGGAGAGTCAGATCTGCAACTGGTTATTCTTGCTTTACTGGCTGGCGGTGTCGAGGCGAAAACGGGGCGAGACGAATTGCCCACTGTGGTGCATTTTGAAGATCCGGGCAGCGATGAACAGCCTTTTGTCAAACATTGCGGGCCTTGTCATCGTGTTTTAACCTCCCAATGGGGGGGGCTTGGCACGCAGACCGTGGCACCTAATCTGTCCGGGTTATTGACACCGTTTTACCTAAAAAATTTTAAAGATGGGCAAAGATGGAGCGCTGATGGTTTGACACGCTGGATCAAAAATCCCCGTCAGATCCGTCCCATGGCAGTCATGCCGCCCCTTAATCTGGAAGATCAGAAGATTCGTCAGTTGATTGAAAACACATGGACTGTCACTCAGGGAGAACTGCAGGAATGA
- the extO gene encoding selenite/tellurite reduction operon b-type cytochrome iron-sulfur cluster-binding subunit ExtO, producing the protein MIRLNVVFSALLLIVSVGAAFAAPCRQCHEVTVAGVHQGVSCQQCHGGNGNLSQPGIADNRGLGCVGCHAGSGMIFSHAMSQRLAEQQFCQRSWGKVDSTFFATNCQQCHVSSCEECHGSGHDITLPDTSRCQNCHQGYFVGWDFSGRAPREDSVRYQRGPQSHNQYYLKMRPDVHAEAGLDCSDCHSMASFLADQPSAKSCRDCHDVNPEILEHRISGHLEKMECVSCHAAWAAQEYATFYIETRNSSNRSYFRVVPTGNERYVKSSYLKRQDLPPLGVNAEGRVAPIRPQFQAYYSKVVDNQAVGEENQKLASEWKVFSPHTIRRGTALCDQCHGNARRFMLEPLDKRIYRPDRDGLGLESFWRVEGQRVSNGSFMPADRFERMSEKTPQYRRGYVEKWQNFLQKDAASSKP; encoded by the coding sequence ATGATCAGATTGAACGTTGTTTTCAGCGCGCTACTGCTGATCGTTAGTGTGGGCGCTGCGTTTGCGGCTCCCTGTCGGCAATGTCATGAGGTGACCGTTGCCGGTGTTCACCAGGGTGTGTCGTGCCAGCAATGTCATGGTGGCAATGGCAACCTGAGCCAACCCGGTATCGCCGATAATCGTGGACTGGGCTGTGTTGGCTGTCATGCCGGCAGTGGAATGATTTTTTCCCATGCGATGAGTCAACGACTGGCTGAGCAGCAATTCTGTCAACGCAGCTGGGGAAAGGTGGACAGCACGTTTTTTGCCACCAATTGTCAACAGTGCCATGTTTCCTCCTGTGAGGAGTGCCATGGTTCGGGGCATGATATCACCCTGCCGGATACGTCTCGCTGCCAAAACTGTCATCAGGGCTATTTCGTTGGCTGGGATTTTTCCGGTCGTGCTCCGCGTGAAGATAGTGTGCGTTATCAGCGCGGGCCGCAGTCTCACAATCAGTATTACCTGAAGATGCGTCCTGATGTCCATGCTGAAGCCGGGCTGGATTGTAGTGATTGTCATTCGATGGCGAGTTTTCTGGCTGACCAGCCGAGCGCTAAATCCTGCCGTGATTGTCATGACGTCAATCCTGAGATCCTTGAACATCGTATCTCGGGCCATCTCGAGAAGATGGAATGCGTCAGTTGCCATGCGGCCTGGGCTGCTCAGGAATATGCCACGTTTTACATTGAAACCCGCAATAGCAGCAACCGATCGTATTTTCGGGTTGTTCCGACGGGGAATGAACGTTACGTGAAGAGCAGTTACCTCAAACGGCAGGATCTGCCTCCTTTAGGCGTGAATGCTGAAGGACGCGTGGCACCGATTCGTCCTCAGTTTCAGGCCTATTACAGCAAGGTGGTCGACAATCAAGCCGTCGGCGAGGAAAATCAGAAATTGGCCAGTGAATGGAAGGTGTTCTCACCACATACCATTCGCCGTGGAACCGCGTTATGCGATCAGTGCCATGGCAACGCACGTCGTTTCATGCTGGAACCGCTCGACAAACGAATTTACCGCCCAGATCGTGATGGACTCGGGCTCGAGAGTTTTTGGAGGGTAGAAGGTCAACGGGTAAGTAACGGCAGTTTTATGCCGGCAGACCGGTTTGAACGGATGTCGGAAAAGACACCACAATACCGTCGGGGATACGTAGAAAAATGGCAGAATTTTCTTCAAAAAGACGCCGCTTCATCCAAACCCTGA